The Tursiops truncatus isolate mTurTru1 chromosome 16, mTurTru1.mat.Y, whole genome shotgun sequence genome contains the following window.
AATCACATTTATTGTGTTAGTAGGAAATGCAGTTTTTCTGGGGAGAGCATTCTTGGCTTTTATCAGGCATTGGTGACCCTCAAAGATTAGACCTCCCCATTATTCTAAGATAAACCAGAGCCAGATCTAAGAAAACCTTTTAGCACTGTGTCCTGGGGAGCCCTTGGCTGCAGGTAGGCTAGTGGGGTCTCAGACTCTTCCAGCAGGAAGGAGtatcctcctccctgcccctgcatCCACACAGCCATCCCAGCAGCAGATGACTTTGTTCCCCTGTCCAGGTCCCTCACTGCCTGGACATCGGCATTTCTAACTTTGACTTGGGTAATAATAAGGAGGCAGTTGATGATGGCCGTTTATTGCACTTTGGTCGTTGTGCTGGGCAAagcactttacacacattatctcaGTAAATCTCAACACCCCTGTGAGGTGGATACTGTTACCATCTCCCTTTTAcccagagggaaactgaggcccagagaaagctGGCTGCCCAGTGTGGCAGCAAGTGGCAGAACTTGATCCATCACCAGAGACACCGGGTCCCTCCTCTTAAACACTGAGCTGGAATGCCTTTAAAAAGCCATTTGTGGATACTTGAGATAGTGTGTTTTAAGTCCTGGTGTAGGCGGAGCTGTAGCAGAGTTGCTACATGTCACGGGGTGGTGCTGCGAAGGGCAGTGGGTGGTGTCAGCCTCCTCCCCACACCTCTGGGGAGTTGCTAGTCAGGGGCCGGTTATTGCCTCCTGCAGGTGCTAATGAGAAGGGAAGTggaaattaagtgaaaaagaacaTCTAGGGATGGGCTGGGAGAAGCTTCAGGATGCTGAAGCTGGGAAATACCCCCTTCTAATGCAAGCTGGACTTCCCAGAGAAATCCACTGACTATCTGACCAAAGATGTTCTATGAGACAAAGAACCAAAGggttactgtttttatttctaatgaaTAACCTCTGCCTTTTATTTAGCAATAGACCTTGGAACATCTTCTTTTCCCTGGGTCCTCATGACAATGCAGGGAAGGGTAGGGCATTACTATTCCCACTGCAAAGATGAAACTGGGCTTGAAAAAAGTTAAAGATCACTTTTAGCTGACCGGAAACATCCACCAATATGTGCTATTCCCAGACATCAGACCACATTAGTCCAGAACTAAAATGAATGGAATGTGCTTCCCCATTCCTTTTCATTCAGGATGGGTTTAATTGTCTTGGGTGTGTGCTTGCTGTGTCTGCCCTGGTGTGTGGATGACCTGGAGTGGGAAAGGGTGAGCGCCCTGCAGGTAGGTAGGAGAGACTACTGGGTGGAAAAGTGCAAGGTCAGCGCACAGTCAAGCTTAGGATGTCTTTAGAAACCTATTTGTAAGGTTGCCAAGAACTCTTGAAGTGTCTGCCTCTGTCTTTAGGAATTGGTGGGGGAAAGGGTGACCAGTCTTTGGCTTCCGTTGCCTATGCCTCCCTGGGAGCTCCAACCCTTATGATCTGTGAATCGACCTCATTGTGCTGTACAACAGGCCACCCTTTCCAATGAGAAGACAAAGCCTGGCAAATGGGCCACAGGGTGGGTGGAAGTCCAGGATTTCTGTCAGAAAGCTCAGGGCTTGTCCTTAGATTGCATGtgtgaggggagaagggagaaggagatgcACTCATCCAATTTTTACCAATTGTTCTCTGGAGTGTCTTGAGGGGGGAGCAGCAGAACAGTGATTTGGAGGTTGGGCTTTGCAGTTGGGCTTATTCTTGGCTTTGCCACCTTCCAAGAATGACACCTCACGCAGgtaatttaacttctctgagcctcaattttcctcatttctaaaatgggttCAATAACATGCCCAGCTCATAGGGTTAGGGTGACGATTCATATAAGGTAAGGGCTCAGTCATGAGCTATGGTGGTTGTTACACCAACTGAGGCTGCAGGAGGCCCCCACTCACctgcttccttctgtttttttctcaccCAGATGTGGAAGTGGACGGGCAGAACTGGACCTTTGCTTTCGACTTCTCCTTCCTGGGCCAAGAAGAGGATCTGGCATGGGCCGAGCTCCGGCTGCAGCTGTCCAGCCCTGTGGCCCTTACTCCTGATGTCCCACTCTCAATTGAGATTTTCCACCAGCCAAAGCTGAATGAGGATAAGGACCCACCCAACTGCCCAGAACGTCTTCGAATGGACCTGTTCACTGTCACTCTGTCCCAGGTTACCTTTTCCTCAGGCAGCATGGTCCTAGAGGTGACCAGGCCACTCTCCAAGTGGCTGAAGCACCCTGGGGAGCTGAGGGAGCAGATGTCCAGTTTGGCTGGAGAGTGCTGGCAGCGGCCCCCCACATCACCTGTCACCAATGTGCTCCTCATGCTCTATTCCAACCTCTCCCTGGAGCGGAAGCGGCTGGGTGGCTCCACCCTATTGTGGGAAGCTGAGAGCTCCTGGCGGGTCCAGGAGGGACAGCTCTCCCGGGAGAGGGCCAGGAGGCACCGTCGATATCACTTGCAGGACAGAAACCAACTGTGTCGGAAGGTCAAGTTCCAGGTGGACTTCAACCTGATCGGATGGGGCTCCTGGATCATCTACCCCAAGCAGTACAATGCCTATCGCTGTGAGGGCGAGTGTCCCAACCCCGTGGGGGAAGAGTTCCATCCAACCAACCACGCATACATCCAGGTGTGATGccaaggcctggggaggggaggtggtaAGCTGTGGGGGAGAATTGTCCTTACTACCAGATCAGGACACTGGCTTTGCTGTTAGGTTAGTGTGTTCATTCATGCACAGTTAtttgagcacctacaatgtgccaggttCTGTGACAGGTGTTAAGGATATAGAGATGACCAATGATAACACCCTCAGAGAGCCTACATGGAGTCATGCCTTGTCAGGTGACCCTGAACACACTACTTTCCTGGTACTTTTTCCTTCTGTCATAAAATTAGgggtggaaaaaaaataaataaataaaataaattaaaaaaaattaggggtGGAGTGTGTAGACTGGAGGGTCTCAGTTCCTCCCACTGCCCTGACATTCTAGGAAAGGAAGTTCAGAATTTGGAGTTTGGGAATagacaggcctgggtttgaatcctactCATTAGCTATGTGATATTGATCAAGTTGCttactctctctgagcctcagtctcctcatctgtaaaatgcggataGCAATGCCTTACTTCTAGGGTTACATGAGATGATATGCATACCACATGTGTAGTATCAATAGTTAGCAGGTAACAGGTATAATGTTGTCTTACCATTACTAGAAGTCTGTAACTCATTAATGCAATGGGGGCCGCGTTTATGAGGCCAAGGTAGAGATATTACTGTTCCAGCCACTGTACTTCTGCTGCCTAAAAACAGGAGTTGGACACTCATTTTGCAGAAGTAATAAAGCCAGAGGCTACCACCAGGTGCCACTAATCAGCCTATGGTCTAGAaggtggtggagggagaggaatggaaggaaaatgaggtggagaaagcagagaagagagCTTATATATGGTGGTCCTGACCTGCTCTCAAAGGTCACACGGGAtcaaagtgtttttattttcactctatGAGGCCTAGACTGAGAATCTCTTGGACCTGTAGTACATCCTCCATGCCAAGCCTCAGGCAGGGtccagaggctctggggagaatGTGAGCTGAGCTCGTGAGAGGGAGGCAGTGGTGGGGGCTGGTATCCTAGAGGAACTGTCCTGGGCACAGGCCCTCCTGAGTCTCTCCCAGGCCCCACTTCTGTCCACCAGCCTACCTGCAGCACGATCAGAGGGAACCAGAGACCCAGATAGTCCCAGTCACCAAATCTAACACTGACCCAAAAAGccaccactggaccacagggacaGGGCCCAGTTCCAGAATGCCAAGGGCTTGTTACCTTTTCTCCCGTTGACTCTGTTTGCCCTTCTCTGGGAAACAAAGCAAATCCCACAAGAATTTCCGCATGACTCTCTTCTTCATATTTCTGGAACTAAACCAGgagtttcttggaagatttttaaagttgGTATTCACTCTAGACTAGAACAATAGGAGAACATATGTTACCTACTGCTCTACCCAGATACAGCTTTTAGAATCTTCTGTTTAaaggctgtttaaaaaaatttatcttagggcttccctggtggcgtagtggttgagagtctgcctgccgatgcaggagacacgggttagtgccctggtctgggaagatcccacatgccacggagcggctgggcccgtgagccatggccgctgagcctgcgcgtccggagccttgctccgcaacgggagaggccgcagcggtgagaggcccgtgtacctttAGATATTAGAGTTGATGATGTATTGGCATTCTGATTCCTTTATGaaaagaattttctatttttgcccCCAGAAACTGATTTTAACTCTGTAACTTTTTCACCCTTTACCCAGAAATGACACCATTCTGACCTCACCACTGGGATGTGAATTGACATCCCTGTCCTCCCTTTCACAGAGTCTGCTGAAACGGTACCAACCCCACCGAGTCCCTTCCACCTGCTGTGCCCCAGTGAAGACCAAGCCCTTGAGTATGCTGTACGTGGACAATGGCCGAGTCCTTCTAGACCATCATAAAGACATGATTGTGGAAGAATGTGGGTGCCTTTGAGGAGCTCCTGCAGGTGTGTTGGATTTGCCTGTACCCTGGAAGGTTGGGAAGCTCCTAGAAGACAAGATAACCATCTAATCCAATGAGGAGAAACAAAGAGGGGGAAAAGTCCCTCTGTCCACCAGACCTAAGGAGGAAGGGCTGCCACCCTGTCCTTGAAGGCTCTGTGGGGTCTGGTTGAgcacagaggagagggaggaggaagcctGTGAAGCAGGCTTGCTGGGTTTTCTCTTTGCTGAACAGACAGTAGCACGTGAAAGCACTAGTGCAAGAGTCCTTTAGCTGACTTTTTTCAACCCATGATCCCCCGGAAATTGTATGCAAGAGCTGGAGcatatgtgcatttatttttgaGGTGGCACAAGGttgtatttaacttttgtgtATTCTCAAAAGTGGCCTTTGACATACACTCACCCACACCCTTGCCGCCTGAAGATTAAGTATCactatgtaaaatttaaaaagtccacTGGCTTTGGTTGCCTCAGGCTGGGTCAGGGAGCCCCCGCAGAGTGGATCTCTGCTAATGAGTTGTACATACAATAAAGCCATTGTATAGTTCTCCTAGGCCAGCTGGTGCCTTTGAAGGGCGAGGCAGGAACTCGTCCAAGAGAACTGGCCACGTTGGACTACAGAAGCTGGAGCCCTGGGGCGTCCCCAAGTCAGTCTGCTTTGGCGGGCACAATCCATCCAAGTCTAAAGCTCTCTCGACAGTTCACCTCAGTCTGTCAATGCGTGCTATTGAGGCCCCTGGGCTTCCTATCCATAGCGGTGAAGACACTGCCCTGGGTGGCAGACTTGCGTTATGGTCGCAGCTCAGCCACTGAGAAGCTGTGTGACCTCCGGTGAGTAATTCACTGCTCAACCTCATCTTGTGAAATTAAAGCAGGCGGATCCTAGTGCCTTTCTGTGATTCTTCTTTTCTCTCGCCAGCTGGCCTCATTGAGCACTGCCAAAACAGGGGCTGTACTTTTTTTGTTTGGCAAGGCGAGGGGACCATTTTATTGGGAATGTCAGTCCACAGTAAACTTACCCTGCTTTCCTAAGAAGCCCATAGACTAATGCTCCAACCTTAGGAAAAATGATTCCAATCTATGGGAATACTTGTTTAGAGGGGACTCAAACTTGACTTGGTTGAGTCAAGGTAGTAATCCTGGCCCAGGAAGGGGTTGGCTAGGCTAGAGCCAGGCCTGGGCCTGAGAAACCTCAATGCCCCGATTCAGCAACAAAACTGATCCAGTTGCTCATTCCCTGGAGCGGAAATAACCTGCCCTCCCCACAATTCAGAATCGCAATAGGATTCTGCATTTGACTCTACTTAGGAAACAGTAGAGGTGGGGAGGCCTTGTGAGGTCAATTTTTGTACCATCCTCTTTCCTAAATGAGACCCCAGTGAGGCCTAGCGGCCTGATGCTACAGCTAGGAGTGGCAGGGCCAAGAGCTGAGCTCTGGTCTCTGGAGCCCCAGGGGCACCATCCTTCATACCATCTAGGGGTCTTTGCGCTCTTAGCTTTGGGTCAAGGCCTTAGCCTTTGGAACCAGACATTTGAAACCCCACTTCCACTACCAAACTTAAGTTCTTGGGAGTAAAAATCCTATCCCAGGGCTTTAGAGCATCCTCTGTACTAAATGGGTGCCCAACTGTTCTTCTATGGCTGGGGCCAGGAAAGCGAAAGGTCAAGCTATTTGTGGCTATAGCTTGTGGGAGTGTTTACAGTTAGCAGCTCTACCAACTCACAGAACATACCCCACTGATGACAGGACACCACCTCATATCAAGCAGAAGACGCAGGCACAAAGGCGTGAAAGGACGTTTTGCTGACCCCTGCTAAAAGCTCACTGTGCAGTGTGTCAGCGGCAGGGGCCTTCTGCTGCCTGGCCAGAGGTATTTGGGGCTGAGCCTACAACACAGCTCCGTGCTCTGGAACCTACCTGCTAGTGCAGGCTTTGTTAAGTCTGAGGAAATGCTGCCTGCGGGAACTGAGTCCTGCCCTACCCTGAGGGCCAGGAAGGGGCTTTCAGTCAGAGGTATTTTAACTTGCTCTGAAGGCAAAGGTCTCCTTCCGCTGTTCCTGTAGCAGTGCCAAGTCAGTAGCCGACTGGGGGAAACTGGATGCATTACTCTCCTTGGCTGGGGAAGTGGGCGGGCCTGGTACAGGGAGGAGtagagaaaagataaaagcagaaactgGGAAGGGGCTGTGACTCTCACACAGCAACACAGTTGGGTTAATCTCCATCATGTAGTCTCCCCTTTTACTAGCAGTAAAAGCCTTATCCCTCTATCCTAAATTGCCTTTCAAGTCGATACCCTATTTGCCTTTGGGGCAAAGTAAAGGATATATGAAATGGCTTTCAAGATTATCTTCCCTTGAAGAGATTATTTCATCCTTCTAGGGATCACACAAGCCTGCTCCACTCCCAAACTTGCACATTCTGGGGAAGAGCAGACCCAGTTGACCCACCTCTACTGGTCACACCAACTGAGCTGCAATTGAGCTCTTGACATACCAGCCACTGGGCTAAGTGCTTGCCATGATCCCACCTGAGCCCACAGTCACCCAGGTAAGACCTACTTCTTAACTTAACCCTATTTTAGAGAAGGACACCAAAGGTTACAGAGACTGGGAATCCTGTCGGAGAGAATGTGGCTGCTACTAAGTGGTACAGAAGGAATTCAAGCCTGTCtcactccaaagcctgtgctctaaaCCTCTATGCTGTTTTGTTCTGTGGACCTGTTTACATGGTCCACAGGATTCTTGAAAGGACAGGATTCTTGCTCTCAATACTAATATGTGAGCCTCACTGGATTAATAATAGCAAGGAATGTGATGCTCACGCAGCAGAGTCTAGTTTATTTTCAGACATCAGATATGATGGATTTCTAACAAGTGCTCCTGAGAGGCAGAGGCAGCCCTCGTCAGGAAAGCTGTTGTCTGGGCTTCCTCCAGGCTGGTACCTAAAGAAGGGCCTTCTTGGGTACATCCAGCCCCAGCATGTACGTGTTCACCTCCAAGCTCCTTAGGGAAGGGACACATCACCTCCTGGCACATACAGGGCCAGATGGACAAAGTGCTCCGTAAATGTTGAGAGGAACTGACACATGAAGTGGCCAACTGCCTTTGCCCATCTTCCTCACCAGGCAAGATGCCCAAAATGTGTCAACAGGATTtcacctgaaatttaaaaaaaaaaaaaaattaaaaacaccaaGGTGATACTCAAGATCTTTATTGATTCAAGTGTAACAGCAACCGTTGGTGAGAATTTAACTTTCCCCCTAATTTCCAAACACTTGCTGGTTTGGAAGGACAGttagaaaaacaagaaacaaaaacctgATCACGGAGTCACACAGGACTGCCTCAGGACTGCGTGGTGCCCTCTGTTCTCCATCCACGACAGTGAAATGGACAGGCCGGGTAAGGGGATACCCACATTAAGGGAGACGAAGGGAAGACCAAGGAAAGTACTGGCAGTCTCTGTTTTTCCATTCAGAATGGATGGAACTGGGCCACTGGTGGCACAACGACagggaagaacatttttttttttaatatatataaaacattttaaagatgctTAAAATGGACATCCGAAAAACGTGAGTGTCCTCTGGGCTCTCCAAGACACCCTCTTTAAGGTTCGCCCCTGGGTAGCAGAGGGTCTCCTCACCCAGGTGGCAAGAGATGGGCTCCATCTCCAGGCGAAGGAAAGGCACTGGCTCACAGTCCTCAGTGATTGGAACACACACCAGGAGCAGGATGCCTCACCACACAGCTTGCCCCTCATCTCTCGTGTTACTCCCCTACTCTCCTGGTTTCAAGTAAAAATGACCCTTGGCCTGggcttgggttttttgttttgttttaaagattaagatGGAGACGAAGGGGGCACATTGGGGCAAGAATGGATATTCTGTGCTAGATTCATGCAATCTCAGGTGTTCAGGAATTTGGGGTTTAAGCACCGGCAAGAGCTCCCTTTGGAAATTTCAACGTGGCCAAATGATTATCAAGCACTGCAGCATCTCTCTGCCAGCCTCCCACTCTTAGAAAGGTGGCAGAGAGAGAGTTTAAATACCCCAGGAATGTGTTTCATCTCAGTACTATTTTCCATTGGGGATCCAGACAGTATGGTCTGCCAGGGCTGCAGGCAGAGGAAGCAAAGAGAAACCACAGATCATCTGAACAGGGACTTGAAATACTTCTCCTAAATCTAAGCTTTGCCAAAAGGTGTCAACTTCCAGGACCAGCccagagaaagaaatgtaaattacagAGGGTGGGAAAGGTGACAGTAATGACTGTATCAACCATCCTTAGTCTTCAATCAGACATGTCCGTGAGCAAGCCTCAGGGAAACGCCAATACTCAACTGGAAAAACATGACTAGAACAGGAAATGCCCCTGGGGTATAAGCATTCTAAAGAATTGTGACCCGACTGCCTCAAGATCTGATGTCATCTTTTATCAAAAGCTGGGAGAGAGGTAAAGCGGTGGGGATAGTAATGTGTGGTAACTACGCCCCCTTTCAAAGTCCAGACAGAAATTGCCCTCCCAAGGAAACAacgcttcttttttgttttttttgacaacgcttctttaaaacaaatactacCCCCTCCTAGATATCATGGGCAGCTAAGAGATTGGGTTTCGCAGATTAATAAATAGCTCCCCTTATCATGTAGTCCAGAAACATGATAAGGGGAAGTTTTGACCCAGAGAGAAAAGCACCGGGCCTCCCTTCTGGAGGGGAATGTAAAGGGCTGAGGGCCCAGGCTGCAAGCAGCCAAGATACATGATACCCCTAAGGTCTGACAGACCCAAAGAGCTGGTAAcccaaacagcaaaaacaaaagacCACCTATTTTGACTCCACCTCAAAATCAGAcggaaaaaaattcatttgaaggTGCTTTGAAGATGAGTTCGTTAATTCTGGAAGAagtacctttttctttcttttttttttatagctgccTCAGCAGCAATGCTTTTTTATTCAAGCATACTCTAAAGCAAGCAGGGCTATAGATAAAATGCTGGGAAGAGTTGGAGCATAAATCCAAACAAGAATTTGCATCCTTAAGATGCCTGAAATCTCTAAAAACTTGGCACAGGTGCCAGAAACACATAGCAGACATTCACTAAACACGTGTTGAACTGACAAGCTTCATCTAAGTTTTTCTTCAGGGTGAAGACAGCACTGGTTCTCTTTAAGAACCCGTTTCCATCAGGAAGCCCAGGATGACGTGGGCACACAGAGTTAACCTGCAGTggatttaaagaagaataaagcacaGACAGACATTTCTAATTCCCAGATGTTCCCTACTTATTGAGAAGTGGCTTCTTGAGTGACAGACCTGGCTCAAGTCTGCTTCAGCTGGTGTAGTTTGTGACAGCAGGTGCCAAGCATCGACTCTGGTGGGGACCTGGCTTCCGGATGCTCTCAGCTATGTCACCCTGAATCAGAACGGTTAGCTTTCCTCAGCCCAGTAACCCAAAATGTAATTCAAGTTTGCTCCCTTTGCTTAACAGCCCTGACTCCAATTAAGTCCATTTGAGTGGCTCAAATAGAAGGATCCAATTCGCTTTGTCAATTCCTGGCTAAAGGAGATACCGAGCAAGCAGTATTGAGTCTTAGATACCAAGCCAAGGACTTACAAAGCAGCAACCTTGGGCTGCTTGCTGGCAGTATACGCCAGGCAAATGTATAGATACATTCTCCTGGGAATTGCCATTTCTTGCCTCCCCTCTTAAAACTGGCAGTAGCCATGGGGAGAGAATCCGTTTTTCATCTGTTTGTCGATGCACATCTTAAGAGAACTGTTTTCAGTAACAACACCTCTCTCAGTATATCATCTACTTTAAACCTACCCCCTCTTGTTGAGGGGGTAGGTTTCATTCTCTATTGGGGGCGAGGTGGTTTTAAAGTACACCCAAAATTCTTTGATACCGCTCCATGCAGTAGGTGGGGTGTaactcccctccccttgagtgtaggCTGGCTTAGTGGCTTGCTTCTAAGGAACGGAATAGGAAGGCGTGATGACGTGTGCTTTCGGAGACTGTCATAAAAGGCACTGCAGATTCCTCCTTGCCCTCTTTCTCTGGGATCACTTGCTCAGGGGgagccagctgccatgctgtgaggacaCTCATGCTGCCCTAAAAAGAGATCCACACAGAAAGACACTGAGGCATTTTGCCAACAGCCACAAAGAAAGCTCAGAAGTGGATTCTCAAGCCCCAGGTGACTGCAGACCCCACTAACATCTTGACTGCAACTTCCTATGACCCTGTGCCAGACCCATCATGTGAAGCTGCTTCCCAGGTCCCAACCACAGAAACTGACAGATAATGTTTGCTCTTTTAAGAtgttaagttttggggtaatgtgttaaacagcaatagataactaacgcAGATGGAGGGACAAAACTCTTGGCTTGGAAGCTAGAAGCCAGCTTCTCTACACTGTGGTCTTGAGAACACAATAGCTATTTCAACAGAATATGAGGAAGTGGTGAACTTAATGCACCACACTACGAAGGAGGTAGAATCATGACAATGCATGTCTCCTGCTGGAATTTGGACAAGGTCATTTCTCACCGACATGGATTGTCCCCAGAAGTACAGAAACATGGTTTTCTCCTAAGAAGAAAAGTACAAATAATCAATAAGATTTTAAGAACCGCCTAAATCAAATGCTACCCTAAGGGGGTTCCCTTTCCAGGAAAAAGCCCAGAGAGATTATTCATTTAGGGCTTCAACTGTGAGATTCCTTCCAAACATACAGGAGTAAACCACCTACTGGATTCTGGCTTGCCCTGAAAATGATTCTATGAGGCATGGCACAAAGGTGTCATCTGTTGGAAGTTCATCTATTGCCTTGTGAAATTATCTTTGAAATGCCGATTTATGGAGGCCAAAGTATCTCTAGTAGCAGTGGCCTCCAGGAAGGAATTGCACCAAGCAGTATGGAGGTCGTTACAGAGATGGCTAAAGGATTGGGAAGCTGCTATATTATACAGCTGACACTCCCAAGAAGTACTAGAAATATGGCCTCTGATTAGGGGGCCACATGCAGCAATTCCTCAAGAGAGCAAACAAGGGGAACATGGCATCTTAAGACTACTCAAGCTGGCATGTTTTAAATTCACTCCCCGTCTCTCAGTGAGGAAGCCGAGTTTTCATGTGCAgcagtaaagagcaaacaagggCACGTGCTTCTGCTGACAGCCCGACTACTCGCTGTAGTGGAGTCAGATTCCAGAGGATGCCCAGGCCGGGCCCCGAGGAGGATGAAAGCGTCACTCCCAAAGAATCAAGCTCCCAGGGGACAATGAGGTCCTGAGCAAGCTTCTCATGCAAATTACCAATGCACCTTAAGTTGTTCCAAGAGTATGTAAAGTGAAATTTGGagtttaattaaaatcaaaacagagatacattaaaaagcaaacaaaaaatacttttcCATTCATCAATTTTTGAGACTGAAAGCATCTCCAAAACTGGAGATCCAGCTTATTCCTGAGAGACATCAACCATCACAAAAGGTTTCACTTTTTGAACTCTTCACATTTTGTAgcagaaaacagaacaaagttCCTCAGacacccttccttctttctgtctaaAATGTATTCGCAAACAGGGTCTCTTCAtagttcaaaagaaaaacagctttctATCTTAGCCAACTGGCCTGTTACTCTCaccctgggatctgatctcttAATAAGAGGGTTCAGGGCACCAAATCCAACCAGAAATTCCCAGGACACCAGTGGCTATTTTACTTGTCTTTCTATGAGGAGAGTCACTCTCCCAGGATTACTGGGCCAGTCAATAGTCAGGACAACGGGATGGGGAATGAAGCAGCAAAGggtaagggaaaagaatgaggTTCCATGAACAACCCAGGGAAGGCAGAAGGGTCCAGTTTCACAATCCACCCACTTACAAACTCCAAACATGCACACCCAAAACTAGAGCGAGAAGGAAAGAGCTCGTAAGGGACGAGGGAAGACGAGGGATGGTGACGTGGAACAGCAGACTCGCCTACGGACAATCCTCACCCTCCTAACACTGGAAGATGTGTAATTAAAAAGTTGCTGTTCAAAATTGTACTGAAAACATATCTAAAAATAGGTCTGTactcatcttaaaaataaaaggtcactCCTCAGTTAAGAGGAGTGACAGATATTATCAGATACCGACACTTGAGGTATCCCGGATGTACATTTGAAAAATGGCCTGGCAGAgataagggagggaaggaaggaaggagggagggagggagtgaaagACGGGGAAATTCAGAGTACCATGGGAAAGATAGAAAAGCGGAAGGAACGCATTTTTAAGCCCATGCTTATCTATCTCAGCAGCCAAACAAAGCAGGTCCACAGAGGAAAGAAGTTCAGCTCTTTTCTAAGAGCGTTTCTGAAAGTCAACTTCAAACTCAAAAATCACAGACAACAAGTAGCACAATGCTCACTGGACTGAAAAACAAGGACTACTGAGCCTGGGTACTCAAACAGTTCAATGTCTTCCGAGGTCATTCCTGGGTATCATCCTGTAGAggactattgggttggccaaaaagttcgatctggtttttctgtaacatcttatggaaaaaccagaacgaactttttggtcaacccaatacaTCGGGCCTTATCCAAAGAGCCTCCGGGACCTGCTCTGGGAGCAGGAGAAATCACGTGGATAGCTCAGAGTACAAAAGGATTGCAAGCAACAAGATGCAagcagggaggggtgggaaaaggggaggaaaaagaacaaCTGGTGACCGAAGACCCCCTTCCGATGTAGAGTTAAGAAATGTTTGCACAATTGtgataagtaaacaaatgggaagaTGAACTATAGTACTAAAGACAGAAGACATTCCtcccagaggaaggaggggaagtgGACCTCAAAACAGTGCCCCAGGGTAATGC
Protein-coding sequences here:
- the NODAL gene encoding nodal homolog isoform X1 → MHAHSLLLFLLQVWWALLQAGATMVAPVPLRTWGQPSSPSPLAYMLSLYREPLLRADIIRSLQAQDVEVDGQNWTFAFDFSFLGQEEDLAWAELRLQLSSPVALTPDVPLSIEIFHQPKLNEDKDPPNCPERLRMDLFTVTLSQVTFSSGSMVLEVTRPLSKWLKHPGELREQMSSLAGECWQRPPTSPVTNVLLMLYSNLSLERKRLGGSTLLWEAESSWRVQEGQLSRERARRHRRYHLQDRNQLCRKVKFQVDFNLIGWGSWIIYPKQYNAYRCEGECPNPVGEEFHPTNHAYIQSLLKRYQPHRVPSTCCAPVKTKPLSMLYVDNGRVLLDHHKDMIVEECGCL
- the NODAL gene encoding nodal homolog isoform X2, which encodes MDLFTVTLSQVTFSSGSMVLEVTRPLSKWLKHPGELREQMSSLAGECWQRPPTSPVTNVLLMLYSNLSLERKRLGGSTLLWEAESSWRVQEGQLSRERARRHRRYHLQDRNQLCRKVKFQVDFNLIGWGSWIIYPKQYNAYRCEGECPNPVGEEFHPTNHAYIQSLLKRYQPHRVPSTCCAPVKTKPLSMLYVDNGRVLLDHHKDMIVEECGCL